The nucleotide window CTAAAAATTCATGTattctttattacaaaatcCATTTTACCCCATCTGTGTGCtcttagtaaatttaatgGTATTTTGGATTGAGTTGGATGTAATTtacatgcaaatatttaacaatttgttCTGTAGTCTAACCATGAAACAGCGTTGTACATACCCAATGTCGTTAGATAATACCAGCAATATCACCCAGCTTACAATTTTCAATGACGTTATCACATATGTACTCACCGAAGCAGCATTAGTAACCGTTggataattaaacaattttaattaagcctGAGAgtcaagtaataaattaaattctgctTAGCAGTAAGTATGTCAGCtaactagaaatattttatacgtacATCTTGGTACTTACAGAACAGCCTAACTCATACAATCTATCCCTCATCTGTTAAGTATTGTGATGAGCAATAAAGACTAGTGTTGGGCATTTTCTGAAAAGCATATTTCACCACAGTTAATGCCACTCCGATGTAAGAATTTTCCAGAAACTACATACAGCAAAATAGAAGGAATGAAAGTGTGAAAAGACAACACATACATTAGGATAAAAAGgtgattaaaatttgtaaatttagattttgcgcaatttacttttcattttatcCTAGTATATATGAAAGGAAAACACTGCAATGTAAACACAATATTCCTGAGAAATCATTGCAgcaaaagttattaaatctataaaaaaaaatagaatcaGATGTTATGTAGCAATAGGATTTAGAAGAtagaaagtaaattattaaagcaattataactaaaaatgATATCTCAGAAATATGACGTCCTGTATCACCCAAAATCATATCAATAATATCCAACTTACCGTCGAAGACAATATTTCATGAGGACAGCATTGCAGTAAAAATGATTTGCATACTGAATCGTCGTAAAATTTAACCCCATGTTTGTCGGTTTCGCCTGCAAGGTAAcgtaaagatatttataaagatttttttttgtttttttttttttttcaaataaatgttaatgttcaaattaatatcaatactCTCCTTACCATTACGAGCCGTACCCATCAATTGATCCAACATTGCCCTCATTTGCTCGTGAGccgacatttttaaattttggatTCAATGTGAACCTAATGTAATGCAAATTGTTCTAATATACTCGATTCttatacttttacttttttagttataaaacgAAATACACTATGCATTAAACTATTTCGTATTTTTGTAACGTAATCGTACTCGAATTAAGCCAACAAGAGAAATTAATATGGCGAACAAATGGCAAAGTCTATGGTctatgtctattaaaaaaatcataaattataaacagtttGGATAGTATGGCTACTCTACGTTTCTCattttgtgatatttattCAAGTTATTTCCAATAGTTTAGAATCATTTATCTAATATCAACatgcattaaatattaatttaaaataattatgttaattttttctagGGAATACCGAATGATTATTAAGGGGCAGCAAGAATTAAACCCTGGCTGTCACTGTCATTCTAATCTCTGTCAgacacaataataataaaaatattgaatttgttaagtgataaatttagacaacattcacaatttatttaattttttttaaattataaatgatagCTAGATAGATTATCATCACCGCTATCAATAAATTAggaacattattatttacgaCCTATCTAAAGTGAACttattttctgtaaaatgCTGTTTCAGTTTTGGTGTAACACGCGTTTATCCATGGAATATGCTTATTTTCTTctctaaacaaaaaaaaaatgtgatttaacTTGCATTAATgactatttactattattacaaTGTCATCACTGAGATTAATTCTTCCCATAAAGCCAAAATCATCAAATACTGAGATTTACTTTAAGggatacatacaaacaaacaaagaaaatttgaCTACGATAtacgttacaaaatattctaaaacttGTGCTCTATTTGAAGAAACAGTAACCAAGGctgataatgttatttatggaTATTATAGTAATTATGAAACACACAAGTTCAAATTCAAAtcatttagtaattatttgaTCATGAGTGATCAAATATGCCCacgaatacaatatttaagtatagatgggaaaaaaataaatgatattgatagttgtataataattttttatgaacaCCATGCAATCAAAAATTCAGAAACATTGTGTGAatgtaatgattttatttttgaactgCAAACTTTAGTGAGAAATGATTGTAGAGAGGATCAAAACAGAACAGATTATGAAGCCACATTTCAAAATCCTTCCTGGCTAGTTTCATCAATGTTTATTCAAcatatattcaattatttaaatatgataatatgGCTCATAAAATCAGTCAGAAGAAATAGAAAAGTAAGTTAAGAAAAACAAGTAGTTTACATACTCAatcataataaactttgaatatgtaatattataaattataaatgtgaatgtttaaatggatggatgtatgtttgttaaaaggtatctgcagaatgGCTTAATGTATCTtaatgatatttggcatagatatagaaagaAGTCTGAAAAAACACCTAGactactttttacttttttttaattccatgtggacgaagtcgcaggcaaaagctagtatcaaatatttttgaaaatatttgtctaaTATAATTGTCAAATTAGTAGCCAAGAAATGGCCTTGTATGACCTATATTGACCTTCTGTAATATATAATGGCTTAACAGATTTAAAGAGTATGTTGAATGACAGTGTATTCCTTGCCAGTGTCATATTTGTACAGTCAATAagattaattagttttttaaattaactattgcATAATAATATCATATGGCATACAAATTAGCAATTGTTCTTTTTCAGATATCAATGAAAgaaggaaattttattttatcaattctGTTAGATATTACTAttggatattttatattagagTTACTTTTAAAGGACAAAAAAGATTTAGGCATACTTTTAATGGGTATTTTGGaggtaaattttacatttatactcTAACtactgaaattaataaatcaacaaTGTGAtgctaattataaattttacagaaATTAGTTAATCTGATGTACACTTTGTTGAAATGGTTAATGGGTTCTCCAGCCGGTCTTAAACTGAACaatgcttttaataaaatgttgggaagatatttttcttatcaCATTGAACTTTGGTGGCTGTTTTTAggtattactatttttttatttatcactacaaaattgtaaaaacaaagatCAGATAACATGAATCTTTTCATTTTCAGATGTTTCtggtgaaaaattaaatattatactgCATTTGTATGGATATATTGGTTACCTAGGTTTTACATTTCAAGCTGCAATAATAGCAGATATGATTTGCATTGCCACATTTCATTCATATTGTATTTATGTGTATGCTGCAaggtaatatattaaaaaaatcatactaataaataaatgcaaaagtttggatggattaCTATCTGCAATAGCAAATGGTCTATTAAGTACTactattacattttacaaaataaagcaGTATTATATATGGGTAACTCAACTAAATTTCATGACCTGCAGATCATCTCACAGCTCACAAATGTGAAACAGATGAGTGAACTGGCTTTTAGCTCAGCTCAATTAGTACTTGCATATAGTTATGATTTGTGTTTCGAGCTGCGAACTGCTAGTCACCAGGCTTATCGCGGCTCGTCGACTCACATAGTTGTAGTACATTGCAATGAGCTGTGAGCTGTCAACTTAGTTGAACCGCAGCTCAACGGTCCAAGTTTTTGTGAGCCAAAGTTGTTCAGAGCTGATTTACATATggctatgtatatatattacaattctttagcagtacatatttacataaaaatgttttgcaggttgtttaatattcaaatatctgGATTGATTGCATTGTTAAGATTGTTTGTTGGTAGAAAATACAATCCCTTAAGAGGAGGCATTGACTCCTGTGAATACACAAATCAAGAACTTTTTGTAGGAACAGTTGCATTCACTattctgttattattattacctacAACCGTTATGTATTACACAGTATTTACTATGGTGAgtattaaatatctttcacAAATTTAATTGTGTCCTTCTAAAagttatacataattaaattgtatttctattatttttttagtttcgaGTGTTGTCAATGCTGGTTCAATATATACTTGccaaatgtatatatttactacaaaCTTTCCCcttgtatgtttttattctatggATAACCAAATCAACAAAAGTTGCAGGTAACTTATAATTGGGGTATAAATTGCTTTTCCTgcaatatttaagttttagatacttatttcaatgttgatttaaatagtttattttcaatgctGTTATGTTTGTTCTAAAATCTGttgttatcactgtttttttCTTAGTGAATAAAAGAGATTACCACATGttttggcagtggaaactcatgTTTACATCAATATTGtagcacatttaaatttaaatactgttGCTTTCCAGGAAATGTCTTCCTTGAAGTAGTGAAAAATGATGAGACATCtcttttaatgttacaaatcAAACTGTTCACTGTTCCATTGCAATATTTAGTCAATAACTTCAAACCTCCAGTGGAGGTGTCAAAACATGTTGAATGGAGCAATATTGTATCAAATATTGTCACtggaaaacaaataatataatataaataaggttttttaaaacaaatatttataataacaataaaacacaTCATATGCCTCAACTTAGTTTTATTATCGTAAATAATTGCGCACAAATTAAATTGGTCTGGTCACTATGTATAAATGCGTAGTTGCTTATACTATTGCAACAGACtgggcaattttttttttctcttataaaaataataattgaaaggCATACTTATAactaaaacttattataaatttgtaaagcCAATCACCAATTATTCCATGTGTGATACACCGCATAACTGAGACATATActtattcaatgtaaataacaaagttactACAATTCATCCCTGTGATGCAACATAACATGTTTGTTATAACTGACTTttgaagtgattttaaaagaTGCTATTTTATGAACACAAAACGtatatacaattttctttcttaaaatagaaaaccaaatttttgttaattaataaattttacatagaaaCATAATGTTTCATTATGTCgttttagaatattaaatattataacacgtagaatattttttaactcgaGAATTATTTCATACAGtccattacttttaaattacattttgttatagtaattattaaagtactaaaattttgcgtatatttatttttaatttacacttaTGATAAGTACCgatattatgttttactcCTAAGACATTACCTATATCGGTGATTTCATTTATGGGCAAGAAATATGttgtaaaacaatgaaaactcATAAATTAATACGTTGTATAACATCAAATAACacacaaagttatttaatgttcCAATTTACAGGAATGTAAATAATGAGCTAGTATATATGTTTATCACAAATGTTAATAAGGCCAACATcacacaaacaaatatttaatagcttgcaaatttattaaaattgtaggtttaaaaaaaaacacagtatTAAAATTGGCTATTTAAGTTAATTGTTAGTCACACACTGTTACAAAGACAAATTACGGACTAGAAAAAGATAATCTATATTGAAGAATGTTTGTAATGTTTATAAGATTTGGAAATTTGAACGGAATTttgtacaaacaaaaattaagtatGGATCCTAAAATTATTTCGTCTAAGAccttattaaaaaagcaaatgGCTAATAAAATCCACACTTCAAacaaatagatatttaaattgcatAACACCCAACgcttattttagttatttttttaaaaggacTTCAATCTGTATTTCGTATGGgcatataaatgaaaatattattaatgtgattatttatataaatagatgtttattataattcctTTATAAACTATCAAAtgaataaaagttattattcaagatgataaaaatttgtaattttaacatacaCAATAGCTATAcacttaatatttacataaaatcattcttccaaaatatttatccACCTTAAATAGACGATAAACAAATACTGTGAGCCCAACACACACATTTTATGGGTGTTGCCATCTTGATGTTTACTTTTACGTTTTAAGTCAAAGACCAACAAGCAATAAGGACAATATTGTGTGTGAATGTCTTTACAAGATCATTAGCAAGGATGTTACTCTGGTGAAAAAAACAGTGTTAAGCAAGCTCTCATATTTGCCACAACTGTGAGGTGTCCGGTGGGTAGCCCAAAAAAATTTAGcatttactaagttttttttccctTAATTACTTCATAATCATCACAGATATTAGTTAATtaggaaaatattatattgatcaCAACATATACGATTTATATAAACGACGTGTGTACGTGAAGCTGTTgtaagaatatttattatctatgctACAATAGCTAACACAATGTTGCTAGTCGCAGTGGATTGTCGATGGTATCCTAGTTCTTGAGTACACACCTGTAGTCCTTATTGACGTCTGAGCTCGGATTTGGTGAATGCTCTTTAGGTCTAACTGTACCACGACACGACGCTAACTTTGATTCCAAAGCCTACAATGAAGAAAAGTACACAATATGAATGGAGTTAATTATTAGTATATGACTGAAATAGAAAGCGTTGTTAAACCGTCACCAACATCACGTGCCATAGATATATGTAGACAAACAAGACATAATGATATACCACAGACAAACATGATAATATATACAATTGATACAATGCATGTtgtgaaaacttttaaaataaaataacatagtcattttcacataattttttaacctaTAATATCATCATTAATCTGCAATTAAACaacttgttacaaaaaaatttaaatgattttaacactacataaaattatccgtatttattaatctttatatctattaaatatatctatatcctattaaataataagtcaAATAGTTGTATATGTAAACTACATAATGATTTTAGCACCAAAATTTTGTGATATACATATCAGCTTATGTAactaattatgtattaattgtttatataacaTCTAATAAACGATTGCTagaaattagttaaattatattaataactacaCTTTAAATAGCACTTCTGATTTATGGCactgtataaaacaattttaattttgtctttgaaatgctttttgtaaatatttgataatgtacttaaaaatatgcCCATTAGAcaatgtgtttatttataaagtaccCATCACCTATACacatttttcaatattgttattgtaacattttattgtgttGTGCATACATTAGGTTATATTTACATAcgtcaattcaattcaaataagAGGCTAGTGTTGCTAgcctacaaaaatataactatttttaaataaaattatcttggTCAACCAAGTTTTTAAGATGTTGTCCCTTgtttactgtttttattataatttatatttatatttttatttaatttgttgttaCATAAAAgtacttttcatttttatttttagtattacaataaagtgtaatttattattaggttacattaaacatttaaaaaaatgtacattaaagTACACTTCTCATTTAAGACCTTGTTTTGCTTTCCCTTGCTCATGTCCTTTGCGAATAGAAgcgaaatttaacaaattctcTAATCCCTCTCTAGACCGAACTGCAAACGATCTTCGCAACTTTCCATTATCACCATTAGATCTTTCAAATGGCTCGGATGACCTATTCAGACTATTCCGAGGCGGTTTCTTTGGTATATCATTTGGCTGTTCAGATTTAGATAACTGTCGTGTTAATTCTTTAGTTTTCCTGTATTCCACAACATATTCTTCACTATCGTTCTTAGTATCCTTAGTACTAGCTACGTTGTCCAATGTCTGGTTGACGGTAGCCACACTACAAGAGCATTTGACCTTACCACACTCACGGCAAAGAAATCTCTCAAGCTGCAAAGCAATAAACATCATGCaaactacataaaaaaaccatgcaaaaaaaaaacagcacaATTCTACTAATAATATCTACTGTCAGTGAgactgatttaaattaaagcctatttacatttaaatataaagctaGGGAAATAAGGCACCATCAATATTTTCTCAAATAAAagctatttacaaataaaaattaatttcaataaaatcttagaatttcaatatattgaatgtcaaaaataaaatattactcatagataataaaacaactatTCTAACAGTAAAACAATGATTAAAATCAGTTTAGTAGTTTTcaactttgtaaatataaaaataaaaactcccCAAAAATGTAGAACTATATTTATACCCAagataaaagaatataaaatatcaacaaataAGTATCCAGTAATATAGTAGACATAGATGGTAGAAAAATGTATTCACTGCATGTGTAACTTTATCATAAACTAAGGTTAAATCGGTTCAATCAATAAAAAGGTCAATCACATAGTGAGGAATATCATTTATCCGTAATTATTGGTGTCACTTATCATAAACGGGgacatatgtatatgtaatatgtatatgGATGTTGTGTATAAacactatatttaattctacttgaattattgtttattctcATAAAATACTACAAAGTGGACCTTTTTCTTTCActtaatctttattataaaacaattacaggacattttaattaaagaaaattgtataaaaatactttattcttAATACTTATCCAAAACTACTTTGTTCATATGGATCACTACACATATTTAGGCATTATAAATACTATtacatatactaaaatatattataccaCTTATAGTATTcaatgttacataaaatatacattatattttctatacataaataataacatatataaaataatttattggtcatataagaaatatataatctttatttacaatatatatttgcaCTACTGTCATATTATTGGTTTCCAATAAACTACTGTCATTATAGCAACGACTACTACcactgttataaaaataaataatttcgtttCACTCACCCCTACTTTCCTGAGCAGATCTCCAACTATATTGATAGCAGTGACACGGGAAGAGGGTGTCATTGCATTACCATTGATTTCCCctgttaaatgttattatatcttaaaattattttaaagagaaaatatttgtatttttatatgtaatctTCAATAATATAGCAAAAGAAACttcataatatttagtaaaaacgtattaattgaataacattaaaaaaacatttataatagaaCTCAACTAAAAAATCTGACTAATACTTAATAACTTGAAAAGCTTAATTTGctaatcaaataattatgtCTGTTccaataatatacatatatacatcaCTACTTAACATCATTaggtatttttcttataacataaaaataactaaaaaggTAACTTACGCTTCTGTGGCGTTGTTAAAGAAGTTTGAGTTTCTATTTCAACTTGAGTGCGTGATGTATTAGAGATATGTCCATTGCATACATTTTCAATGCTTCCATCTTCCTTTTTATAATCAGGTACCTTTTCTATTACCTTTAATTCTTGTTTGAGATCTAAAAGTGCAtaatagtatattaaaaaatccaaCTAACtggaaataaaacttttgtttaatACACTACCAGACGACAAAGAATTGTAACAGTATTAACgttctaaaaaataaacttaaataaaatgtcatcgCTGAATTGTAATAATCTGTtctcaatcttactaatattataaatgcgaatgtttggatggatagatggatggatgtttgtttgaaggtatttccagaacggctcaaaaggatcttgatgaaatttggcataaatatagatcatagtccggaaa belongs to Papilio machaon chromosome 10, ilPapMach1.1, whole genome shotgun sequence and includes:
- the LOC106718142 gene encoding phosphatidylinositol N-acetylglucosaminyltransferase subunit Q, with amino-acid sequence MSSLRLILPIKPKSSNTEIYFKGYIQTNKENLTTIYVTKYSKTCALFEETVTKADNVIYGYYSNYETHKFKFKSFSNYLIMSDQICPRIQYLSIDGKKINDIDSCIIIFYEHHAIKNSETLCECNDFIFELQTLVRNDCREDQNRTDYEATFQNPSWLVSSMFIQHIFNYLNMIIWLIKSVRRNRKISMKEGNFILSILLDITIGYFILELLLKDKKDLGILLMGILEKLVNLMYTLLKWLMGSPAGLKLNNAFNKMLGRYFSYHIELWWLFLDVSGEKLNIILHLYGYIGYLGFTFQAAIIADMICIATFHSYCIYVYAARLFNIQISGLIALLRLFVGRKYNPLRGGIDSCEYTNQELFVGTVAFTILLLLLPTTVMYYTVFTMFRVLSMLVQYILAKCIYLLQTFPLYVFILWITKSTKVAGNVFLEVVKNDETSLLMLQIKLFTVPLQYLVNNFKPPVEVSKHVEWSNIVSNIVTGKQII
- the LOC106718079 gene encoding nuclear distribution protein nudE-like 1-B isoform X1 translates to MESPRQLETDTVEFWRKQAKYYEQKVIDIQQELDEYTENSAQLEKELEASLVQVEKQNRDLEHQNQRLKNDIDILRKKLERSQHETNALESELQALKIEKEKQATYIREIEQKNDDLERGQRVITESVSCIEALLNQAYERNAVLESEVDEIENLRVKLQRANDEARDLKQELKVIEKVPDYKKEDGSIENVCNGHISNTSRTQVEIETQTSLTTPQKREINGNAMTPSSRVTAINIVGDLLRKVGLERFLCRECGKVKCSCSVATVNQTLDNVASTKDTKNDSEEYVVEYRKTKELTRQLSKSEQPNDIPKKPPRNSLNRSSEPFERSNGDNGKLRRSFAVRSREGLENLLNFASIRKGHEQGKAKQGLK